One Denticeps clupeoides chromosome 12, fDenClu1.1, whole genome shotgun sequence genomic window carries:
- the tlr22 gene encoding toll-like receptor 22, which translates to MDFLLLLLTSICCCINTAAYSLVNCTVPSPPRGKILCYSMGFSSVPAHLPESTNNLDLSFNSISRIGPREFANLKQLRFLNMSDNKIHLVEPDAFRHLATLEVLNLSKNKITNVPRSFLLGLSNLTLLRLDGNQITDIHQSAFHSLDNLKTVNLSNNILHHPEKLKPLFLAPNLEELSIGRNNFLSFHSRGLSATPSSLKWLDLSWNPLRFFQLTDDIFPHLEYLDLTSCGSNGSLEWIVQDAAFLRSVRTLNLSAIHTSEEGMESILLSFNASFTKLRLRNIPADNVTRFLDVACSPALSALHLTSVHIANTPSDMFQPCAFLENLDLSEDKMSDMSPLTFRGLQQLQKLRLNINALTKVNIKHELPALEILDLSTNRIENLLCADFAYMENLKHLYLYKNNIKSIKPCVFENLKDLQVLKLGSNKILTVKHTFTNGQNSLQYLELMYNNLAKLDSGDFQALKSLTYLNLDDNKINVIEPGAFTGLANLTLLSIGGNKIKSETIRNPASFSGMPALNELLLHSNYLSYSSNSKLRSPPFALLTSLAKLSLNSQRRGLKHFPSNLLEGLTELRMLYAGSLSINSLPPDTFTSNTNLWFLDLTRNSLSSNDSLPPGVFQPLSNLTKLIVSRAQLQTLNFLMNANLSRLTTLRAQGNQLQGINQTLIDSLPSLQNLDLTNNTFACDCSNAWFLHWAETDNLTQVIYLNRFTCSYPATLRGLPLIDLNTESCTVNLDFTFFILSANLVILNLLVPFAYRFLQQHMVYVYYLFLAFIYDKTRKLRRQKTAFQYDAFISYNSQEELWVLRELLPKLEEEQGWKLCLHHRDFQPGKPIIDNIVEGIYNSRKTICLITQNYLKSEWCSKEIQLASFRLFDDKNDVLILVFLEDIPKYQLSPYHRMRKLVKRRTYLTWPRPTKDTKVFWQKLKMAMESNEEESPIISLRNSNLYDHNKPNS; encoded by the coding sequence ATGGATTTCCTTCTTCTACTTCTCACTTCAATTTGTTGCTGCATTAACACGGCGGCATATTCCCTGGTCAACTGCACAGTACCCAGCCCACCCCGGGGAAAGATTTTGTGTTACAGCATGGGTTTCAGCAGTGTTCCTGCACACTTGCCTGAAAGCACGAACAACTTGGACCTTTCGTTTAACTCCATCTCCCGGATTGGACCTAGAGAGTTCGCCAACCTCAAACAACTGAGATTTCTGAACATGTCGGACAACAAAATTCACTTGGTGGAGCCAGATGCCTTTAGGCATTTAGCAACGCTGGAAGTGCTGAACCTGTCCAAGAACAAAATCACGAACGTTCCTCGTAGTTTCCTGCTGGGTCTTTCCAATCTCACGCTGCTCCGACTGGATGGAAATCAAATCACAGACATTCATCAGTCTGCCTTTCACTCACTGGACAACTTAAAGACGGTTAATCTCAGCAATAATATTCTCCATCACCCTGAGAAACTGAAGCCCTTGTTCCTTGCACCCAATTTGGAAGAGCTGAGCATCGGAAGGAACAACTTCTTGTCATTCCACTCGAGAGGCTTGTCAGCAACACCTTCATCACTGAAATGGCTGGATCTGTCCTGGAATCCGCTGAGGTTTTTTCAGTTGACGGACGATATTTTTCCTCATCTGGAATACCTCGACCTTACAAGCTGCGGCAGCAACGGAAGCCTGGAGTGGATTGTTCAGGACGCTGCCTTTCTGAGATCGGTGCGAACGCTCAACCTGAGTGCCATCCACACATCAGAAGAGGGGATGGAAAGCATATTGTTAAGCTTCAACGCGTCCTTCACAAAGCTGCGGCTCAGGAACATCCCAGCTGACAATGTCACGCGTTTCCTGGACGTGGCCTGCTCTCCTGCCCTAAGCGCCTTGCATCTAACAAGCGTTCATATCGCCAACACGCCCAGTGACATGTTTCAGCCATGTGCTTTCCTGGAGAACCTCGATTTATCGGAGGATAAAATGAGCGACATGTCACCCCTGACGTTCAGAGGTCTGCAGCAGCTACAGAAACTACGTTTAAACATTAATGCTCTTACAAAAGTGAACATCAAACATGAACTCCCGGCTCTAGAAATTCTCGACCTCAGCACAAACCGAATAGAGAACTTGCTGTGCGCTGATTTTGCTTATATGGAAAATCTTAAACATCTCTACCTGTACAAAAATAATATCAAATCCATAAAACCGTGCGTCTTTGAAAATCTGAAAGACCTCCAGGTGCTAAAACTGGGATCTAACAAAATTCTGACAGTGAAACATACGTTTACAAATGGTCAGAATAGCCTccaatatctagaattaatgtataataatttgGCTAAACTGGATAGCGGGGACTTTCAAGCACTGAAGTCCCTTACGTATCTGAATTTGGATGATAACAAAATTAATGTTATAGAACCAGGAGCTTTTACGGGTTTAGCAAACTTGACTTTGCTCTCCATaggaggaaataaaataaaatctgaaactATAAGAAATCCTGCTTCTTTTTCGGGCATGCCTGCATTAAATGAGCTTCTTTTGCACAGCAATTATCTGTCATACAGCAGCAACAGTAAACTTCGCAGCCCACCCTTTGCGTTATTGACGTCATTGGCAAAATTGTCCCTCAATAGTCAGCGCCGTGGCCTAAAACACTTTCCCTCCAATTTGCTGGAAGGGTTAACGGAGCTACGGATGCTTTACGCTGGGAGCCTGAGCATTAACAGCCTGCCTCCAGACACATTTACTAGCAACACTAACCTGTGGTTCCTCGATCTCACTCGGAACAGCCTTTCAAGCAACGACTCTCTTCCTCCAGGAGTCTTCCAGCCACTCTCCAATCTCACCAAACTCATCGTGTCAAGGGCTCAGCTTCAAACGTTAAACTTCCTGATGAACGCCAACCTCTCCAGACTCACCACCTTACGTGCCCAAGGCAACCAGCTTCAAGGAATCAACCAAACGTTAATCGACTCGCTACCAAGTCTACAGAACCTTGACCTGACGAACAACACGTTTGCCTGCGACTGCAGCAATGCCTGGTTCCTTCACTGGGCGGAAACGGACAACTTGACCCAGGTGATATACCTGAACCGCTTTACATGCAGCTATCCAGCAACCCTTAGAGGACTTCCACTGATAGATCTCAACACCGAGTCCTGCACTGTGAACCTGGACTTTACGTTCTTCATCTTAAGCGCGAACCTTGTTATTCTAAACCTTCTTGTGCCTTTTGCCTACCGCTTCCTGCAACAGCACATGGTATACGTATACTACCTCTTTCTGGCATTCATCTATGATAAGACGAGAAAGCTGAGGCGTCAGAAAACCGCTTTTCAGTATGATGCCTTCATCTCCTACAACTCCCAGGAAGAGTTGTGGGTCCTGAGGGAGCTGCTTCccaagctggaggaggagcagggtTGGAAGCTGTGCCTGCATCATCGAGACTTTCAGCCAGGAAAACCCATCATTGATAACATTGTGGAAGGCATATACAACAGCCGCAAGACAATCTGCCTGATCACTCAGAACTACCTGAAGAGCGAGTGGTGTTCCAAGGAGATCCAGCTGGCCAGTTTCCGGCTGTTTGATGACAAAAACGATGTGCTGATCCTGGTGTTTTTAGAAGATATTCCAAAATACCAGCTGTCTCCCTACCACAGGATGCGGAAACTGGTCAAAAGACGCACCTACCTGACCTGGCCCAGACCTACAAAAGACACCAAGGTCTTCTGGCAGAAACTCAAAATGGCTATGGAAAGTAATGAAGAGGAAAGTCCAATCATCTCTTTGCGAAACAGCAATCTGTATGACCATAATAAACCAAACTCATAG